A genomic segment from Tachysurus fulvidraco isolate hzauxx_2018 chromosome 21, HZAU_PFXX_2.0, whole genome shotgun sequence encodes:
- the rasgrp2 gene encoding RAS guanyl-releasing protein 2 isoform X2 → MESILSDQSASVEELVEACIKAFDDEGVLNDASLVRMFLMMHPWYISSSDFAKKLLLKSQNCSAGCRSQICHLVKYWMSEFPAEFDLNPELAEQIRCLKELLVQNGDVRRSLLIDIDSVPSYEWKRQVASSIQKKSKTSLLFDHLDSSTLAEHLTYMEYKSFCKILFQDYHSFVMQGCTVDNPILERFITLFNRVSQWIQMMVLSKPTAQQRATVIGDFIKVAQRLLELQNFNTLMAVVGGLSNSSMSRLKDTQALISSDARKVFDGLAELITSSANYSRYRQRFSECTGFRFPILGVHLKDLIAVHVALPDWADPEKTRVNLTKTQQLYTILQELALIQATPPDIDANPDLLNLLIVSLDQYHTEEEIYQLSLQREPRSLKLSASNSKPQSPLIEQWASSVKPKADPVIINKHIEKMVESVFKTFDTDGDGYITQEEFESIRSNFPYLSKVDDLEHNHGGRISREEMIEFFAKANSTLNCKMGFVHTFTAMSCFKPTVCQHCSGIMWGFYKQRYKCKVCGVSCHKDCCSRLAVECRKRTKSVSFDSNVPRISRSFSLPLSTRRNTKPECAVITEETQENLDKEVFDDYL, encoded by the exons ATGGAGAGCATTTTATCGGATCAGTCAGCCAGCGTGGAAGAACTGGTGGAAGCCTGCATCAAAGCTTTCG atgATGAAGGAGTGCTAAATGATGCCTCCTTGGTGCGGATGTTCCTCATGATGCATCCCTGGTACATTTCCTCCTCTGACTTTGCCAAGAAACTCCTTCTCAA GTCTCAGAATTGCTCTGCCGGTTGCCGTTCTCAGATTTGTCATCTTGTCAA GTACTGGATGAGCGAGTTCCCAGCTGAGTTTGACCTGAACCCAGAGCTGGCAGAGCAGATCCGCTGTCTGAAAGAGTTGCTTGTGCAGAACGGTGATGTGAGGCGAAGTCTACTCATAGATATagacagtgt CCCATCATATGAGTGGAAGCGGCAGGTGGCCTCGAGTATACAGAAGAAGAGTAAAACCTCTCTGCTGTTTGACCATTTGGACTCCTCGACCCTGGCCGAGCACCTGACCTACATGGAGTACAAATCCTTCTGCAAGATCCTG TTCCAGGACTACCACAGCTTTGTGATGCAGGGCTGCACTGTAGATAACCCCATCCTGGAGCGCTTCATCACTCTTTTCAACAGAGTGTCACAGTGGATCCAAATGATGGTGCTCAGTAAACCTACAGCCCAGCAGAGAGCCACTGTCATTGGTGACTTCATTAAAGTGGCCCAG AGGTTGCTGGAGCTGCAGAACTTTAACACTCTAATGGCAGTGGTAGGGGGTCTGAGTAACAGTTCAATGTCCAGGCTAAAAGACACTCAGGCTCTGATTAGTAGTGATGCTCGAAAG GTATTTGATGGGCTTGCGGAGTTGATCACATCCAGTGCAAACTACAGTCGCTATCGACAGCGCTTTTCAGAGTGCACCGGCTTCCGTTTTCCCATCCTGGGTGTCCATCTGAAAGACTTGATCGCTGTTCATGTGGCCCTTCCTGACTGGGCTGACCCAGAGAAAACCCGAGTCAACCTTACCAAGACACAGCAACTCTACACCATCTTGCAGGAACTGGCACTGATCCAGGCTACACCACCTGACATTGATGCTAACCCAGATCTCCTCAACCTGCTTATT GTGTCTCTGGACCAGTACCACACAGAGGAAGAAATCTATCAGCTTTCACTGCAGAGAGAGCCACGCAGTCTGAAATTATCG GCATCCAACTCAAAGCCACAATCTCCTTTAATAGAGCAATGGGCGTCTTCAGTCAAACCTAAGGCCGATCCAGTGATCATCAACAAACACATCGAGAAGATGGTGGAG TCTGTATTTAAAACCTTTGATACGGACGGTGATGGCTACATCACTCAAGAAGAATTTGAAAGCATCAGAAGCAACTTTCCGTATCTCAGCAAGGTTGATGACCTTGAACACAACCA CGGTGGCAGAATTAGCCGAGAGGAGATGATTGAGTTTTTCGCCAAGGCCAACTCTACGCTGAACTGTAAGATGGGTTTTGTGCACACATTCACTGCCATGAGCTGCTTCAAGCCCACAGTCTGTCAGCACTGCTCAGGCATT ATGTGGGGATTTTACAAGCAAAGATACAAATGCAAAG tgtgtggtgttagcTGTCATAAAGACTGCTGTTCTCGTTTGGCTGTGGAGTGTCGAAAACGGACAAAAAGTGTCAGCTTTGACAGCAACGTTCCACGCATTAGCCGCTCTTTCAGCTTGCCTCTTTCTACTAGACGAAACACCAAACCAGAGTGTGCAG TCATTACAGAAGAGACTCAGGAGAATCTAGACAAGGAGGTGTTTGATGATTATCTTTGA
- the rasgrp2 gene encoding RAS guanyl-releasing protein 2 isoform X1: MESILSDQSASVEELVEACIKAFDDEGVLNDASLVRMFLMMHPWYISSSDFAKKLLLKSQNCSAGCRSQICHLVKYWMSEFPAEFDLNPELAEQIRCLKELLVQNGDVRRSLLIDIDSVPSYEWKRQVASSIQKKSKTSLLFDHLDSSTLAEHLTYMEYKSFCKILFQDYHSFVMQGCTVDNPILERFITLFNRVSQWIQMMVLSKPTAQQRATVIGDFIKVAQRLLELQNFNTLMAVVGGLSNSSMSRLKDTQALISSDARKVFDGLAELITSSANYSRYRQRFSECTGFRFPILGVHLKDLIAVHVALPDWADPEKTRVNLTKTQQLYTILQELALIQATPPDIDANPDLLNLLIVSLDQYHTEEEIYQLSLQREPRSLKLSASNSKPQSPLIEQWASSVKPKADPVIINKHIEKMVESVFKTFDTDGDGYITQEEFESIRSNFPYLSKVDDLEHNHGGRISREEMIEFFAKANSTLNCKMGFVHTFTAMSCFKPTVCQHCSGIMWGFYKQRYKCKVCGVSCHKDCCSRLAVECRKRTKSVSFDSNVPRISRSFSLPLSTRRNTKPECADIISLCSVITEETQENLDKEVFDDYL, encoded by the exons ATGGAGAGCATTTTATCGGATCAGTCAGCCAGCGTGGAAGAACTGGTGGAAGCCTGCATCAAAGCTTTCG atgATGAAGGAGTGCTAAATGATGCCTCCTTGGTGCGGATGTTCCTCATGATGCATCCCTGGTACATTTCCTCCTCTGACTTTGCCAAGAAACTCCTTCTCAA GTCTCAGAATTGCTCTGCCGGTTGCCGTTCTCAGATTTGTCATCTTGTCAA GTACTGGATGAGCGAGTTCCCAGCTGAGTTTGACCTGAACCCAGAGCTGGCAGAGCAGATCCGCTGTCTGAAAGAGTTGCTTGTGCAGAACGGTGATGTGAGGCGAAGTCTACTCATAGATATagacagtgt CCCATCATATGAGTGGAAGCGGCAGGTGGCCTCGAGTATACAGAAGAAGAGTAAAACCTCTCTGCTGTTTGACCATTTGGACTCCTCGACCCTGGCCGAGCACCTGACCTACATGGAGTACAAATCCTTCTGCAAGATCCTG TTCCAGGACTACCACAGCTTTGTGATGCAGGGCTGCACTGTAGATAACCCCATCCTGGAGCGCTTCATCACTCTTTTCAACAGAGTGTCACAGTGGATCCAAATGATGGTGCTCAGTAAACCTACAGCCCAGCAGAGAGCCACTGTCATTGGTGACTTCATTAAAGTGGCCCAG AGGTTGCTGGAGCTGCAGAACTTTAACACTCTAATGGCAGTGGTAGGGGGTCTGAGTAACAGTTCAATGTCCAGGCTAAAAGACACTCAGGCTCTGATTAGTAGTGATGCTCGAAAG GTATTTGATGGGCTTGCGGAGTTGATCACATCCAGTGCAAACTACAGTCGCTATCGACAGCGCTTTTCAGAGTGCACCGGCTTCCGTTTTCCCATCCTGGGTGTCCATCTGAAAGACTTGATCGCTGTTCATGTGGCCCTTCCTGACTGGGCTGACCCAGAGAAAACCCGAGTCAACCTTACCAAGACACAGCAACTCTACACCATCTTGCAGGAACTGGCACTGATCCAGGCTACACCACCTGACATTGATGCTAACCCAGATCTCCTCAACCTGCTTATT GTGTCTCTGGACCAGTACCACACAGAGGAAGAAATCTATCAGCTTTCACTGCAGAGAGAGCCACGCAGTCTGAAATTATCG GCATCCAACTCAAAGCCACAATCTCCTTTAATAGAGCAATGGGCGTCTTCAGTCAAACCTAAGGCCGATCCAGTGATCATCAACAAACACATCGAGAAGATGGTGGAG TCTGTATTTAAAACCTTTGATACGGACGGTGATGGCTACATCACTCAAGAAGAATTTGAAAGCATCAGAAGCAACTTTCCGTATCTCAGCAAGGTTGATGACCTTGAACACAACCA CGGTGGCAGAATTAGCCGAGAGGAGATGATTGAGTTTTTCGCCAAGGCCAACTCTACGCTGAACTGTAAGATGGGTTTTGTGCACACATTCACTGCCATGAGCTGCTTCAAGCCCACAGTCTGTCAGCACTGCTCAGGCATT ATGTGGGGATTTTACAAGCAAAGATACAAATGCAAAG tgtgtggtgttagcTGTCATAAAGACTGCTGTTCTCGTTTGGCTGTGGAGTGTCGAAAACGGACAAAAAGTGTCAGCTTTGACAGCAACGTTCCACGCATTAGCCGCTCTTTCAGCTTGCCTCTTTCTACTAGACGAAACACCAAACCAGAGTGTGCAG ACATCATCTCTCTCTGCTCAGTCATTACAGAAGAGACTCAGGAGAATCTAGACAAGGAGGTGTTTGATGATTATCTTTGA